CAGTTACTTGGTATCACCTTAACATGCCATGTGGAAGTACATATTTCATTCAATGCTGTTATAGCGTAGGTTCACACAGAAATGATAAGTCTAGACACATTTACTGTAGTTGCTCTCACTGTTTTCCCGGGCACGTTCAGACGTTTTAAGTATTTGCTGGACAGGGCTGATTATTCTACAGTAATCCTGCTGCCTTTCTGGACTGTTGAGGGCTTTACTGAGACGGCAGAGCTCTGTCAACATCTGGCCTGCCCCAATCCTCCTATCCtcaaagagtagcctacaaaCGGATGCTAGTTGTTGACGTTAGAATGATCAGTTTTCACATGCGGTTCGTATATTAATTCATTAGATGACAGGTGTAAGTTTTAAGATTTGTGAATGATGTTATTATTGCATCCTTGCAGGGAATTGGACATGATGGAATTGTCACATGCACCAACCTTGAATTTAATGATATTTAGAATAACCATATGTTTAATAAAAGTTTTTGCAGGCCTACATTAGTTTTATGGTAGATGTTAAATGAATATATTCATGTGATCAGAGAGACCCAAAGTAAGGCTATATCTACTTGCTAGTAATGGCAGCTTACTTTATCTCTTGTTTGCTATAGCCTCTAATGGTTGGTAATCTAGCATAGACCATTCTGCTGGGGCCATCTGGCACATTAACATGCTTTCTATGTCAGAACAAGGTACGGGTATTTCtgatgaaaaaacaaacaaacaaacaacgctTTGATGGAAAAAATGCTTGCCGTACCTCCATAATCGTAATATTTCTTCAGGAATGGAATCTTCTTACTTTTCAGGATGTTGTGTTTTCATAGACTTAGTTGTTCTTAGTTGTGTGATTTCTtactgtgcttctctgtctctcactgttGTGGTATCATAGCCTGTCGGAGTGCCCATGCAAGTTATGCTCAGAAGCTTTTGAAGGATTTATTCAGTAACTATTCGAATGCTTTGCGGCCAGTGGAAGACACAGGAGACATCCTGAATGTCACCCTTCAAATCACACTGTCACAGATCATCGATATGGTAACACTGTAATCATTATTGTGATAGTAATGTCATCAGGTCCAAGGCTTCAGATGATCAGGACCGAGTCAATGCATGCAACACACTGCATTTAATTAAACTTATTTCATAAATGAATACGGTAGTTGTAATCCCCCCAACAGGCATatgcaacaaaatgaaaaatgcattattTAATACATGATGCAGAATGTAATCCttttcaaaacaatgccatttgtcccgatacattttatttcacattttaaatCCCTTCTTTTTCAGGATGAACGTAACCAGATTCTCACAGCGTATCTATGGATACGACAGGTGTGGGTAGATGCGCACCTAAGGTGGAATAAAGATGATTATGATGGACTCGATACCATCCGTATACCTAGTAGTTATGTATGGAGACCTGATATAGTCCTATATAACAAGTAGGTAAGAATGGTATTGATTTTGTCAGTTTGTCAACATATTCCTCCTTAATActggcagagaatgtctaataaggggagaactctTGGGAAATTTCTGATTTCTGGTTGCAGTTCCTTCTCAAGTTCGATGTGAGGGTGCTCGTAGgcgagtgcagaatgaatgaatgaggtcTACCCGTGCTGTATCtctcaaaatccacttttctcaggATATAGTTTTTTGTCTATTTAATTAATTTGAATGTTGCATTGGAAAAGGGAGGCAAAGAAAGCCCAGATTACTGTttaatacactatattgccaaaagtattgggtcacttgcctcgactcgcatatgaacttaagtgatatcccatccttaatccatagggtttaatatgatgttggtccatcctttgcagctacaacagcttcaactcttctgggaaggctttccacaaggtttaggattggaccatagatatatagaaccctatgggaattgaccatgtgtgacctcacaaatgcacttccggAACTAAGAATGgatggattaagaatggaatgtcagttacagtacatgtaaattcatatgcgagtcaaggcaggtgacccaatattTTTGGCAATATAAGGTATTTTAAAGTCATTTGTTCGTAAAAGCCTTTTAAAAGTGCCAATGGTATCATTCATTACCAGAATGCTAGCATGTTGTGGGCAACAACGACCCAACCTGTAAGAAATTGAAAGGACGTACAGTATACATGTATACTCGTTCAATACATTTTTGACCTATAATCCAAATGGAATTTGCAGAAACTACAATAAAATCTGCAATTTCAATCAGACGAAAGAGACAATTTTAGCCATCTAGCTCCATAGACCCCCAATTCATTTTGGACTCGTCCACAATCATAACCAGTGGAACCAAATTAGGTACAATGGGGCTTAATAGGGAGTGAACAGGCTCTCCGTAGACGGACTCTGATACTGGTGAAGGTACTGTACCAGTGGGTTTACTGGTACACCGTATCTATTCTTTTATCAAAGACTATATGGCTCTTTTTCAAGAGATTAACAGTGAAAACATGATTAACTGGTGAAAACATGAAAAAGCAGGTCTAAAGCCAAAACATTACATCAGTATCATGCCGTACTGTACAGAAAGGGTTTTCACTTCTTGGTTTGTGATGCATTGCTGGTAACTCTCTTTAAGGAATCCCTGTATCCCATCCCTTTCTTTCTGTAATGCAGTGCGGACCAACATTTTACAGGCTCAATGGACACTAATGTGGTGATTCGACATGATGGTCAGATCATGTGGGATTCCCCTGCAATCACCAAGAGCTCCTGCAAAGTGGATGTATCCTTCTTCCCCTTTGATGCGCAGCAATGCCGCTTAACCTACGGCTCCTGGACATACAATGGCAATCATCTGGATTTGCTGAATGCAATGGAAACAGCTGACTTGGCCGACTTGGTAGATAATGTCGAATGGGAGGTGCTCGGTATGCCTGCGAAAAAGAGTGTAGTTCTGTATGGGTGCTGTGCAGACCCTTATCCAGATGTTACCTATACTTTGAAACTCAAACGCCGGGCGTCTTTCTACGTGTTCAACTTGCTCATCCCGTGTGTGATGATCTCGTTCCTGGCACCGTTGGGCTTTTACCTACCTGCTGATTCAGGGGAGAAGGTATCTCTGGGTGTAACGGTGATGCTGGCCCTCACCGTCTTCCAGCTTCTGGTTGCCGAGATCATGCCACCATCTGAAAACGTGCCTCTCATCGGTAACTTTCATTTAATACTAGGAAAGCATAATTGATGGGTGTTAGGTGTTACAATGTTTATGCTGCCAtaaatactgtaggcctacatatactgtatattttgcaGTTCAAAATGTCAGATTATTTTAAATCCATCTCTGATTCTTTTTGTGTGCATTTCTATAGGGAAATACTACATAGCCACAATGACCATGATAACAGCATCCACTGCCTTGACCATCTTCATAATGAACATTCACCACTGTGGCCCGGAGGCGAAGCCAGTCCCCAGGTGGGCCAAGAAGTTCATCCTGCAGTACTTGGCCCGCATCTGCTTCGTGTTCGAGGTGGGTGAGAACTGCATGATGCCCCAGTCTGAGATACTGGAACCGCCGCTGGACAAGAGCGCCGCTGACTGCAGGATGAACGGTCAGGCGGGCAGAGAGAGCGTCGTGAGGGTGGAGAGGCCACAGGACGAGATGTCCCAGAAGATCCTGGAGCAGGACGAGGACGGCGACCAGGTCCTGAGCCCCTCTGGCTCCATAGGGAGGAATCCCACCAACCGCTTCACGGCGTGGAGGAACGGAGTCTTCATGAGCATGGACTGTGGCGACAGCGTTGAGGGGACCCCAAGGCGAGCGCGGTGCAACGAGCCGGCATGCGAGAGAGGCGAAGGGAAGGAGGCGCAGCTCAAGAGCAAGTGCGCATGTGAGCAGCAGGAACTGCAGAGGAACATTGAGTACATGGCCAACTGCTACCGAGACCAGAGGGCTACCCAGAGGCGGACCGGTGAGTGGAAGAAAGTCGCCAAAGTGCTGGACCGCTTCTTCATGTGGATCTTCTTCATCATGGTTTTTCTGATGAGTCTGTTAATAATGGGCAAGGCCATCTAAAAACAAAGATTACTAACACTGACGAAACACTGAAAGGCAGATACACCTTTGGcccaacatactgtatcaaaTCGTATTTTGTAAATTGTAAAAAGTTGTTAAGAAGATCTATTGTTTTGTAGTTGAAAATGTATATATTCCAGGGATCTCTTCTTTCACCTCAATATTACCCACCAGATCACAATTTCAGatgacacttttttaaatgacaGTGTAGTGAGACAGTAATAATATGCTTATTGCTTATAGTAGATTTGTAGCTACTTGTCGATGTGCATTAGTTCCCTTTCATTATTGCTCTTTACCTATGGCTTGATTTATACAGCAAATCGTATTCCAGTTTTTGCTCTTTTGAGATTTTtgactgtacagtatgctcGTACCTGCGTGGGCCATGGTGGTGCTGCGGTTAGTGCACTTAACATGCAGTCGGCCCAGATTTGACTCCTGAATGCCATGAAGCTCTGTAATTGCTTTGACTTTTTAACTTTATTTACCTATAAAGGTAGGATATACCTATCTGATACCTGGACTCACATGGTATCCAAACTGCCGCCCAGAGCTTTCAATGGCTATGATTAGTCATATAAGTAACTAAAAAAAGCTCCAAGTGAAAGGGGACAGAATTTACCATTCGTTGTAAGTGTATTAGAAGTGTTTGTTAGATTGATACTTAACGCTGTGACTTATTAATTTTCATTAAATTAACTTATGCCTAACAATGGACTCTGTCTTCTCCTATTTATCATCATGCCAAGATTATGATCTAGTTGGTATATGTGTATAAttgttacaacatcttacaatgTGTTATAATTTAACATATTTAGTTAGTACAATATAGACAAGACTTAACTCTAAAAGCTAACTTAACATAAAGACATGCATTTCCATTCTTATACCCCTGTTGATAGGTCATGGAATCAGCATGTGTTGGCCAAACAACAGTACATGATCATACACAtgcgttgtttttgtttttattcctcTCATGTTAtgagtgacatacagtacacattacaAGCTAGATTTCACATGCTAGTTGCATTTAGGGAAGGAAGGATATAGCATCCACCACCAATCCCATCAATGACATGGACAGTCAGAGTGACTGTATCTGCATAACCACTTCTCACTAAGTTGGGATTCAACATCAGAGTTCCAACATACCAGACTATTACTTCTAAATAAATAAGActtaagaataagaataagtcTGTTTAAGTAGAAGATGCACAATACTTCATAATTATCTCAATTAGTGAATGACTCCATAACCTTGGCCTTCTCGTGCCAGTTGAGCCACAGGAATAAACCTGTTGGATTATTTATGATTGTTGCATAGTGAAAGTGTATAGGCCTAGTAAGAGGACTGTTTTCCCCTAGGAACCTTATGTGTGTATTGTTTCCCCAGGCTAAAATGTGCGGACCAATGTCCTGCATGTTCTGCATGTTTAAGTGAAGTCCAGTAAAAGTGCCTAAACCATTTTCCTAGTCTGTGCGTGGTTTCACTAAAAGTTGCACCACTCGGTTACTACAATGATGTTTTGCAGTACATTTACAGTTTAATTTCAAAGAGATATTTGTACAATACTAATGCCTGAAATGGCAAGATGGATTGCATGACAAAGAATTCTTGGAACTGTGCTATTTTCTTAAAATATTTCAAGCACACATGACACTCCTTATGAGAATGTCAATTGCTACAGTGGGCGAACCACTTTTAAAAAGCAAGTGTGTTTATTTTACAATCTCACATAAAGAAGTTGAGGAATGTTCAGAGTATACAGTGATGAAGCTGTGTACGTTATTGTGTATGTCACTGTTACATCATATCCATTATAGCAGAATaatatttaaataaaatgatgattaaaaaaaaaataacaattggAAATGTACAAGACAAAGCCTAGTATTCAAAATCTAAGACCCCAATACTACTCAATGGTCATTTCAAAGGGTGACTGATTCAGTAAATTAAACAGCAGCTTATTTTTTTCAGAGAAGCAGTGATTACTGTATTGTTACACTAGAGGGACCTAGAGAGATTCATCATGTTGATACTGATTAGGCTCTTTGTCTAAGATTCATAAGGACCGAAAGGTTTCATTAAATAGAACATATAAATACACTGATATTCAACAATACAATATTAATGAGGCCAAGGATGTTTAATATATCTAGACATTATTCTTAAGATCTAATTCTAACTGGGTACTATTTTTCTACTAAACACCTGCAATATCTTGTTCCTTATATGTTTAGTTTGTATACCATAAATGATGGGATTTAAACTACCGGGTACAATGTGAAAAAGAATAGCTACAAGTCTTCTTAAGAATGGGTACTCTGGAAACCGATGCATTATGACAATAATGAACCCAGCAAATAGCATTATCAAATACACAACTAAGTGACTGGCACAAGTCTGAATGGCTTTGCTATTGAGTTCTGCATTTTTCTGAGTCCAGCATATGACAGCAATTCTAATATATGTAACAGCAACGCTACCGATTGATGAGGCCAGTAATACAACAGTATAAAACAATCCAAATATATTATTAACAGACACATCTTCACAAGATAACTTGAACAGGGATGCATTGTCACAATAAAAATTTGGAATAACTGATCTACAGCGAGACAATCTGAGACTGAGGCTCACTAGTATACCTACTAGTGCAATTGCAAATGCCCAGGCAGATACAGACAAGGTCCACACTGTCTTAGGTGTCAttattgcattgtattgcaATGGATTGCATATCGCAACATATCTATCAATGGCCATTATGATTAGAATGGTGTGTGAAGCAGAGCCATATGTGTGGGCACCAAATACCTGGAAAACACAGGCATGAAACCCAATTAACCTGTTTCCTGAGATCATGTCAATCAACAGAGGGGGAAGCAAGAATGTGTTACCAAGGATGTCGTTGACTGACAAGTTGCAAAATAGCAAGTACATGGGCTGGTGCAAGCTTCTCTCTACAATGATCATAACAATGATACCGATGTTGCTGATTATCAGTCCGATATAGACAAAGAGTAATGTGAAAAACACAGGATATGTGGACGATTCAGGAATCCCTAATTCTTCCATCAGGAGAAGGTTGCTGCTGGATGAAATGTTTTCCATCATTGTtcttgtacacctgtggaaacaGAATCAAAATCTGAAATTACATATGTTTTCTTCTATTAACAGTGTGTCAATGTTTGTGAGCCTACAGGTTTATGTTATTATAAAACATATAGCTACCTTGAGTACCAATAGACAACGATCCAAAGTTTTTGTCAGATGCTTGTCATGCAGAACTACTTATATTCTAGATTTTCTGCCATGCAAATGGTCTTCTGCGTCAGCAGGGGGGGGAGGTAGCATGAGAAACATGAGTCACGGGCCCTTTCAGGCCATCACCATGTATTTCATGTAAAAGCCAAGCaggacatttcatttcattcactgAATTTAACAGGTTTATCTTTTCATTTCAAAGGGTAAACATTTCTTGGTCAGAGAAATTAGCTGGGTTTCCATTCAACTGAATTGCATGTTTTAAACACATTTATGAAAAGGACATATAGAGTGGGCATATGGATGGGCTTCCATCAGATTATGTAATGGACAGAGCAGCCGTTGGTACAAAACACTTTGAGTTTTTAATAAATTTGAGGCGAATAAACCCATTTCCAACAACCTATGCAATTTGCCTCCATGTCTCTCATGCACCAGGCCAAGCCTGTGCCATCCTATGcctatatccacacacacacacacacacacacacacacacacacacacacacacacacacacacacaacaaaatgaaaaaaggcCCTGTAGAGGGCCTCAGCTACCGCACTCTTGATACCCTGTGCCTCTCTCCCACCTCTGCTGCTGTAGAGCTCCAGATGTCTGACCCTTCAGGTCTGAACAGCTGTTTGTCTGATATGGGACccaagcagcagcaggccgTGAGCTGTCAAAGCAGAAACTCTCACACTGGCTTGTAGAAGTTGTGGCTTTGCTTACGAGACCCCTGAGTGTTTGAGGGCTCACTCCACAATGAGTGTGGTGGATGTTTGTGAGAGACCGCGGCGGCCAGCTCAGCAGTTGGGATGTGAGCTTGGAGATATTGGCGGAAGAGGTAGTTCCAGTTGGAAAAAACGGTATCAAACTATTTATCAAATAATGAAGATTTGCAGAAATAGCATCAGGCTATTatttatacaaaaaaaaaacttttaacgaaaaaaaaaccccaaataaGTGCAGGCATAAGGCAATACGCCAATCAATGTACTCACAGCAGAACATAGAGCTCTGTCTGACAACAGGAGAACTGCTCTATCTTGCTCTCTTGGGGAACTGAGCTACCCCCCTTAAATCATCCCACCAATTACTCCAAATTAGCCCAGGGTGATCGGCTCAAACTAACCAGATAGCTAACCCCTTCACCTCATATTCATTTTCAGCAAAATACATAGAGCAAACACATATAGAGCAAACACGAATGATCATGGTGCATATTACAatcaaaaaacatattaattGCAAGTGCAAATCTTCCTCAcagtggcgcctgcaggcgtacgtccatacgcactgtgcgtaccgagactactcatcaaggaGAGAAAATTAGGTCTTGTGCGTGTAGGctattcacatcaaattggcctaccattCCCAGctatgcacagtatcccattagctgcatgcggcatgccatcaggctatttacaattttctatatgaagttAGTCAACACGTTATTAAAATTAACTTATTGCAGAGCTGGGCCTACTACATCCACGCGCACATAATTTTGTTtcagcaggagagattacgcacgcaggcgcgcagcGCAACTAGGCTGTTTTCTTTTACTTGGCTATTATCAGcgcacaatgtgaagctaaatcACCAATTCAATAggctactcatcatggatatcgcaatttcttttaaacaacgaaaagagaaagaatggaagatggaggcagacaggcagcaaagaggagttattccagatgggcaataacaaggtagacaaattgtgtgcttgtcggaacgttagACTAGCTAGCATAACTGTTTTTACTGTCTATGTTTAAAACCAGACGTTAACGGTACGCTAGCAGTACTTAGCAGCAACTTAACCGTGTAACGTTGTCGAAATGAGTAGATCACTGTTAGACgtttttgttgtattattgcatgtggatgttgttatgctatgcaAGCTActtttttttgctgaccaatgcacaAACCTAAAACCGATAAACGGACATATTGTACAATATCAACCAGCACCAGGAAGTGTTGTAGGTAAGCTGAATGTTGACCGGTTTACTGGCGATATACCGAAAATGCCAATGGTAGCCTAAATGTGAATGATCATGGGTACCGCACTATTTGTTAACATTTCCGTAGAGAAAGAAAACTTCAGTTATAATCGCTATGGCCAAACTCAAGTTAAATCACAGCAGGCGCGCGAATGAGCGCCAAACTGGCGGCAAACAAagtgcacagtagcctacaccaaacAGACTTTATATCTCACTAAACAATACTCTTAACAAACACTCAACACCGTTTATAAGCCAGGAATATGTGGCAGGTGACTGTGCACATGGGTGcgtgtactgtagcctacatgtgtgGAGTCTCTCACTCTGCCACTAGCACAGTCTGAAATAGTGAGAGTGGGAACGTTCTGTTTCATCCCTTGACTGGAAAGGCATTTCTATAGAACAGATATGTCTGACTGTGAGCTGAGCTGCCATCCATATTTATTGGCACCCTTGATAAATGTGTGTAAAAATGTAGTGTACAATCTTTATTAATAGCCCAGGCTTTTATTTGCTTCAATTCAGGAACTCAACCTGCTTTTGGAACAGGCGTCTGGGCCAGCCTTTAATTCCTTTTACAAACATTTTTTGCTCAGCGAAAATGAGGAATACTCTGCCTGGCTATCatcagaccaagctcaatcttctGAGATTTAATaactggggagtctgcactgtatttctactgtacaagaggcatgatcaatgggtcAAATGACTGGATAGTCcttcagaccaatgatccgggtgcgccaGATTTGTGTGTACTAGCCTGGGAAAACCCAGACAAACTTCTGCCAAATTTGGGTTAGGGTTAACTGTTTCAGATCCTGTTCATTTATGCAGACGACGTACTTAGTTTAAACTGGGCTATATATTTCTTTCGTCTCCCATGCCTGTTTTATGTGTCCCAGCCGGCCAGAGTGGAcgaatgagacaaaatgcacgTTTGAACAtgctgagaaaaaaagaattctGTTCGACAGAGGGCAGTAGGCTGCTAGTGATAGAATATTGTCTTTCAATGTAATACGATGTCATTATGAATTAGGTTTAATTAAAAAGTGTTTCATTCAGGGTGTCCGcggggtcttaaaaagtctaaaaaagtctaaaattatacattttcgattttaggcctaaaaaagtctaaaatatagagatatttgcactgtaagtctaaaattgagtttgggtaatttaagacctacgtacgtttcaatgcaaaatatcgACAAAGgactaatgttttttttgttttgttttgcgtcCTTTTCCACGCTGTTAAATGCTGCCcttaaactgtatgcaatgcggGCTAGAATTGCGAAACATTATTGGCAAATTCTTGTAATTTACACTTCTCTGGGCCAATCGAAGGCTAGCACTTGCTTCAGCGCTCAAGTTGAATCTTGAACACAGCGCCAAGTTGACGTTTGGATAAGACGCCTGCTACCGCGCCAGTCATTTATGTCAGGGACGACACCGCGTTCGGTTCACAAATATAAACGTAGAGGTAAAGCGGCCCCTtctaagtaagggataacggccgacgaggtgaccggttcgatggaaataatggctaggtggaggtctagaactccggcgacgtgcgaagcacggagacggagttacctccgccgtgccattatttccatcgaaccggtcgacctcgaaggccgttatcccgcttatctcccgtttgtattcataacctgtatatttagaacatagttttattccaccgttgcgtccgtaaacatagctaaaactgtcttgactgtgggactactttccgccacatatcaactttctacttgcaggacaaaactgccgttactagttctaaatggatggttgctatggccaaaagccagtcgttagttctaaatggctggttgctacggccaaaagccagtcgttagttctatctctcccgttgtcaagaaggcatatcccaggattctgattaactttaactttgaaagatcgctacttttatagcctacatggcatccaactagctacaatccacctccgtcatatgctacaatgttactatggttctgcacgtctgtatttcagcttggatgcaacgtgacagttcatttaaacttcgcaatgagtttggcgaattaatattcaagtgtgatacgggaactacttcaaaggtagcaggttatacgaagttattatatggctctctagaatgttgagggagctcccat
The Sardina pilchardus chromosome 13, fSarPil1.1, whole genome shotgun sequence genome window above contains:
- the chrna10a gene encoding neuronal acetylcholine receptor subunit alpha-10a produces the protein MLSMSEQACRSAHASYAQKLLKDLFSNYSNALRPVEDTGDILNVTLQITLSQIIDMDERNQILTAYLWIRQVWVDAHLRWNKDDYDGLDTIRIPSSYVWRPDIVLYNNADQHFTGSMDTNVVIRHDGQIMWDSPAITKSSCKVDVSFFPFDAQQCRLTYGSWTYNGNHLDLLNAMETADLADLVDNVEWEVLGMPAKKSVVLYGCCADPYPDVTYTLKLKRRASFYVFNLLIPCVMISFLAPLGFYLPADSGEKVSLGVTVMLALTVFQLLVAEIMPPSENVPLIGKYYIATMTMITASTALTIFIMNIHHCGPEAKPVPRWAKKFILQYLARICFVFEVGENCMMPQSEILEPPLDKSAADCRMNGQAGRESVVRVERPQDEMSQKILEQDEDGDQVLSPSGSIGRNPTNRFTAWRNGVFMSMDCGDSVEGTPRRARCNEPACERGEGKEAQLKSKCACEQQELQRNIEYMANCYRDQRATQRRTGEWKKVAKVLDRFFMWIFFIMVFLMSLLIMGKAI
- the LOC134099619 gene encoding olfactory receptor 52E4-like, whose amino-acid sequence is MMENISSSSNLLLMEELGIPESSTYPVFFTLLFVYIGLIISNIGIIVMIIVERSLHQPMYLLFCNLSVNDILGNTFLLPPLLIDMISGNRLIGFHACVFQVFGAHTYGSASHTILIIMAIDRYVAICNPLQYNAIMTPKTVWTLSVSAWAFAIALVGILVSLSLRLSRCRSVIPNFYCDNASLFKLSCEDVSVNNIFGLFYTVVLLASSIGSVAVTYIRIAVICWTQKNAELNSKAIQTCASHLVVYLIMLFAGFIIVIMHRFPEYPFLRRLVAILFHIVPGSLNPIIYGIQTKHIRNKILQVFSRKIVPS